A window from Variovorax sp. PBL-E5 encodes these proteins:
- a CDS encoding aquaporin translates to MQQDRMTLQRAVAAEFIGTALLLAAVVGSGIMGERLSGGNVAIALLANAIATGAVLVALIASFMAVSGAHFNPLVTLAEVALRRCTGRKAMLYLLAQLAGAVAGVLAAHAMFDLPWLAASAHVRSGPHQWWSEVVASFGLLTVILNVAKHRPDAVPAAVGSYIAGAYWFTASTSFANPAVTLARSLTNTFAGIRPTDAPGFILSQLAGAALAFALFAWMERAPSCPTNASSHD, encoded by the coding sequence ATGCAGCAAGACCGCATGACGCTGCAGCGTGCCGTCGCGGCCGAGTTCATCGGCACGGCGCTGCTGCTTGCCGCCGTGGTGGGCTCCGGCATCATGGGCGAGCGCCTCTCGGGCGGCAACGTGGCGATCGCGCTGCTGGCCAATGCGATCGCGACCGGCGCGGTGCTGGTGGCGCTGATCGCGAGTTTCATGGCGGTGTCGGGCGCGCACTTCAATCCACTGGTCACGCTCGCGGAGGTGGCGCTGCGCCGCTGCACCGGCCGCAAGGCCATGCTCTACCTGCTGGCGCAGCTCGCGGGCGCCGTGGCCGGCGTGCTGGCGGCCCATGCCATGTTCGACCTGCCCTGGCTCGCAGCCTCCGCACATGTGCGAAGCGGGCCGCACCAGTGGTGGAGCGAGGTCGTCGCATCCTTCGGTCTGTTGACCGTGATCCTCAACGTGGCGAAGCATCGGCCCGACGCCGTACCGGCGGCGGTCGGCAGCTATATCGCGGGGGCCTACTGGTTCACCGCATCCACCTCGTTCGCCAACCCGGCCGTCACGCTGGCGCGCTCGCTCACCAACACCTTCGCCGGCATCCGGCCGACCGATGCGCCGGGCTTCATCCTGAGCCAGCTGGCCGGTGCGGCGCTGGCCTTCGCCCTCTTCGCATGGATGGAGCGGGCGCCTTCTTGTCCAACGAACGCTTCGTCCCATGACTGA
- a CDS encoding ArsR/SmtB family transcription factor, whose protein sequence is MEAAQAVRALGAIANESRLAVFRLLVSIGPDGLPAGTLAEMLDIAPSALSFHLKDLTHSGLLVQRPDGRRIIYSASFSTMNALLAYLTENCCQGQDCSVDTGMSCSKTA, encoded by the coding sequence ATGGAAGCAGCACAAGCCGTCCGCGCCCTGGGCGCGATCGCCAACGAATCCCGCCTTGCCGTGTTCCGGCTGCTGGTGTCGATCGGGCCCGACGGCTTGCCCGCCGGCACGCTGGCCGAGATGCTGGACATCGCGCCGTCCGCGCTCTCGTTCCATCTCAAGGACCTGACCCATTCCGGCTTGCTGGTGCAGCGTCCCGACGGCCGCCGCATCATCTATTCGGCCAGCTTCTCGACCATGAACGCATTGCTGGCCTACCTGACGGAGAACTGCTGCCAGGGCCAGGACTGTTCCGTCGATACCGGCATGTCATGCAGCAAGACCGCATGA
- a CDS encoding 6,7-dimethyl-8-ribityllumazine synthase: MSQINDLPLSAVTASDAPRGHRIAFVQAQWHADIVHQARDAFLAEMKRQGVPLDTIDVFDVPGAFEIPLHAKRLATSGRYAAIVGCALVVDGGIYRHEFVASAVVNSLMAVQLETNVPILSAVLTPHHFHEHVEHRKYFHRHFAVKGVEAAEACMKTIEGLRRVDALLAAA; this comes from the coding sequence ATGAGTCAGATCAACGACCTTCCCCTCTCCGCCGTCACCGCGTCCGATGCACCGCGCGGCCATCGCATCGCCTTCGTCCAGGCCCAATGGCATGCGGACATCGTGCACCAGGCGCGCGACGCCTTCCTCGCCGAAATGAAGCGCCAGGGCGTGCCGCTCGACACCATCGACGTGTTCGACGTGCCCGGCGCCTTCGAGATCCCGCTGCATGCCAAGCGCCTCGCCACCTCGGGCCGCTATGCCGCCATCGTCGGCTGCGCGCTGGTGGTCGACGGCGGCATCTACCGCCACGAATTCGTCGCCAGCGCGGTGGTGAATTCGCTGATGGCGGTGCAGCTCGAGACCAATGTGCCGATCCTCTCGGCCGTGCTCACGCCGCACCATTTCCACGAGCATGTCGAGCATCGCAAGTACTTCCACCGCCACTTCGCCGTCAAGGGCGTCGAGGCGGCCGAGGCCTGCATGAAGACCATCGAAGGGCTGCGCCGCGTCGACGCGTTGCTCGCCGCGGCCTGA
- a CDS encoding DNA glycosylase AlkZ-like family protein has translation MAEPTLDDLRRYAVARTLFKPTTLGRAIRQLGFVQADPIRAPARAQDLTLRHRVEDYRAGDLESRYTRLAVEEDCLVNYGFLPREHLALMHPREAARAWDAQTRRRAAELLDFVRARGPVHPREVEQHFAHGRVANAWGGSSNATTRLLDDMHYRGLLRVKRRDGGTRIYEAVTHRPADDSPAACAQRAAALIDLVVRKYAPLPAASLTYLVRLLGYGAPHLSVQTQAALRLARDQLASCRTDGTLWYWPADENPASRRHVPDDAVRLLAPFDPVVWDRRRFALLWGWTYKFEAYTPAPKRQFGYYALPLLQHDRVIGWGNLSVREGSLQADFGYAARKPAGAAFRAALDDELQRMTHFLAGR, from the coding sequence ATGGCTGAACCGACCCTCGACGACCTGCGCCGCTACGCGGTGGCGCGCACGCTCTTCAAGCCGACCACGCTGGGGCGCGCGATCCGGCAACTCGGCTTCGTGCAGGCCGACCCGATCCGCGCCCCCGCGCGCGCGCAGGACCTGACGCTGCGCCACCGCGTCGAGGACTACCGCGCCGGCGATCTCGAAAGCCGCTACACCCGGCTCGCGGTCGAGGAAGACTGCCTCGTCAACTACGGCTTCCTGCCGCGTGAACACCTGGCCCTGATGCATCCGCGCGAGGCCGCGCGCGCGTGGGACGCGCAGACGCGGCGCCGCGCTGCCGAGCTGCTCGACTTCGTTCGCGCCCGAGGGCCGGTGCATCCGCGCGAGGTCGAGCAGCATTTCGCCCACGGGCGCGTGGCGAACGCCTGGGGCGGGTCGAGCAACGCGACCACGCGCCTGCTCGACGATATGCACTACCGCGGCCTGCTGCGCGTGAAACGGCGCGACGGCGGCACGCGGATCTATGAAGCAGTGACGCATCGGCCCGCCGACGACAGCCCCGCCGCATGCGCGCAACGCGCCGCCGCGCTGATCGACCTGGTGGTGCGCAAGTACGCGCCGCTGCCGGCCGCGAGCCTGACCTATCTCGTGCGCCTGCTGGGCTACGGCGCGCCGCATCTGTCGGTGCAGACGCAGGCGGCGCTGCGGCTCGCGCGCGACCAACTCGCCAGTTGCCGCACCGACGGCACCCTCTGGTACTGGCCCGCCGACGAGAACCCGGCCTCGCGGCGCCATGTACCCGACGACGCGGTGCGCCTGCTCGCGCCCTTCGACCCCGTGGTGTGGGACCGGCGCCGCTTCGCGCTGCTCTGGGGCTGGACCTACAAGTTCGAGGCCTACACGCCGGCGCCGAAACGGCAGTTCGGCTACTACGCCCTGCCCCTGCTGCAGCACGACCGCGTGATCGGCTGGGGCAACCTCTCGGTGCGCGAGGGATCCTTGCAGGCGGACTTCGGCTATGCCGCGCGAAAGCCGGCGGGCGCCGCATTTCGCGCGGCGCTCGACGACGAGCTGCAGCGCATGACGCATTTCCTCGCCGGCCGCTGA
- a CDS encoding sugar phosphate isomerase/epimerase family protein — MRDFSADHDWLSINTATVRKQRGAEVPLDRIIDQCAARGIRAISPWRDQVAAVGLDRIAKQLRAHGIGLSGYCRGGFYPAPDAAGLKAALDDNRRAIDEAKTLGAPCVVLVVGALPGALDGKVLYKDIGRARSEVRDGIAASLDYAREVGMPLAIEPLHPMQAADRACVNTLEHALDLCDELDASRSGMLGVAVDIYHVWWDPKLQQQIARAGKERLLAYHVCDWLTPTRDLLSDRGMMGDGVVELKKIRGWVEAAGFAGFSEVEIFSALDWWQRSGEEVLDTCIERHSSAV, encoded by the coding sequence ATGCGCGACTTCTCCGCCGACCACGACTGGCTTTCGATCAACACCGCCACGGTGCGCAAGCAGCGCGGCGCCGAAGTGCCGCTCGACCGCATCATCGACCAGTGCGCCGCGCGCGGCATCCGCGCCATCAGCCCGTGGCGCGACCAGGTCGCCGCGGTCGGCCTGGATCGCATCGCGAAGCAATTGCGCGCCCATGGCATCGGCCTGTCCGGCTACTGCCGCGGCGGCTTCTATCCGGCGCCCGACGCCGCGGGCCTGAAGGCCGCGCTCGACGACAACCGCCGCGCCATCGACGAGGCCAAGACCCTCGGTGCACCGTGCGTCGTGCTGGTGGTCGGCGCACTGCCCGGCGCACTCGACGGCAAGGTGCTCTACAAGGACATCGGCCGCGCACGCAGCGAGGTGCGCGACGGCATCGCGGCTTCGCTCGACTACGCGCGCGAGGTCGGCATGCCGCTCGCGATCGAGCCGTTGCATCCGATGCAGGCCGCGGACCGCGCCTGCGTCAACACGCTCGAACATGCGCTCGATCTCTGCGATGAGCTCGATGCATCGCGCAGTGGCATGCTGGGCGTCGCTGTCGATATCTACCACGTGTGGTGGGATCCGAAGCTGCAGCAGCAGATTGCACGCGCCGGCAAAGAGCGCCTCTTGGCCTACCACGTCTGCGACTGGCTCACGCCCACGCGCGACCTGCTGTCCGACCGCGGGATGATGGGCGATGGCGTGGTCGAGCTGAAGAAGATCCGCGGCTGGGTCGAAGCCGCGGGTTTCGCGGGCTTCAGCGAGGTCGAGATCTTTTCGGCGCTGGACTGGTGGCAGCGCTCGGGCGAAGAAGTTCTAGACACCTGCATCGAGCGCCATTCCAGCGCGGTCTGA
- a CDS encoding NAD(P)-dependent oxidoreductase: MASGSRHDAPIGIAGLGLVGNAIARRLEAAGFRTLGFDVREEARASFADAGGGVAASIAEVGAAAGTVVLAVFETRDVIEVVEGPDGLLSRGDVRTLIDCSTGTPSLLEALAARLAARGVAFVEAPLSGSSQQIAAGEATVLLGGADDAIARCRTVLDALSSRRIHVGGPGMGARAKLATNLVLGLNRAALAEGMVFAETLGIAPTTFLSLVLATPAHSVAAETKGRMMVEGDFAPQSRIRQHLKDVDLMLDGARGAGQRLPLSETHAALMRAAIAAGDGDLDNAAILRQLRRETLPPSPPPPNED, encoded by the coding sequence ATGGCATCCGGTTCACGACACGACGCGCCGATCGGCATCGCCGGTCTCGGCCTGGTCGGCAACGCCATTGCGCGGCGGCTCGAAGCGGCCGGGTTCCGCACCCTGGGCTTCGATGTGCGCGAGGAAGCGCGCGCATCTTTCGCAGACGCCGGTGGCGGCGTCGCCGCGTCGATCGCCGAAGTCGGTGCGGCGGCCGGCACGGTCGTCCTGGCCGTGTTCGAAACACGCGATGTGATCGAAGTGGTCGAAGGGCCGGACGGCCTTCTGTCGCGCGGCGATGTGCGCACGCTCATCGACTGCTCGACCGGCACGCCATCGTTGCTCGAAGCACTGGCCGCACGGCTGGCGGCGCGCGGCGTGGCCTTCGTCGAGGCGCCGCTGTCCGGTTCGAGCCAGCAGATCGCGGCCGGCGAGGCGACCGTGCTGCTCGGCGGCGCCGACGATGCGATCGCGCGCTGCAGGACAGTGCTCGATGCGCTGTCGAGCCGTCGCATCCATGTCGGCGGACCGGGCATGGGCGCCAGGGCCAAGCTCGCAACCAACCTCGTGCTCGGGCTCAACCGTGCCGCGCTGGCCGAAGGCATGGTCTTCGCCGAGACGCTGGGCATCGCACCGACAACCTTCCTGTCGCTGGTGCTGGCGACACCCGCGCATTCGGTGGCCGCCGAGACCAAGGGCCGCATGATGGTCGAGGGCGACTTCGCGCCGCAGTCGCGCATCCGCCAGCACCTGAAGGATGTCGACCTGATGCTCGACGGCGCGCGCGGCGCCGGCCAGCGGCTGCCGCTCTCCGAAACCCATGCCGCGCTGATGCGCGCCGCGATCGCGGCAGGCGACGGCGATCTCGACAACGCGGCCATCCTGCGGCAGCTGCGGCGCGAAACCCTGCCGCCCTCCCCGCCCCCACCGAACGAAGACTGA
- a CDS encoding SDR family NAD(P)-dependent oxidoreductase codes for MATSASNERRALVTGTSSGIGLAIALQLLDDGWEVTGFDIATATLDHPSFSPVQVDLSDGAAIDAATSALGPVQALVHAAGVLRVAPLGALRAEDGQRMWQLHVDAASRLANRVVPAMVAAGHGRVVLLGSRVAVGSPGRSQYAASKAALIAFARSWAAEVVASGVTVNVVSPAATATPMLGDPSRAAASPVLPPIGRLIEPREVASLVGYLLSPAAAAITGQDIRICGGASLPR; via the coding sequence ATGGCCACATCCGCCTCGAATGAACGCCGCGCGCTGGTGACGGGCACCAGCTCCGGCATCGGCCTGGCCATCGCGCTGCAGCTGCTCGACGACGGCTGGGAAGTCACGGGCTTCGACATCGCCACAGCGACGCTCGACCACCCGTCTTTCAGTCCGGTGCAGGTCGACCTGAGCGACGGCGCGGCGATCGATGCAGCGACCTCGGCGCTCGGCCCGGTGCAGGCGCTGGTGCATGCGGCGGGCGTGCTGCGGGTTGCGCCGCTCGGCGCACTGCGCGCCGAGGACGGCCAGCGCATGTGGCAATTGCATGTCGACGCCGCATCGCGGCTCGCGAACCGCGTGGTGCCCGCGATGGTCGCGGCCGGCCACGGACGCGTCGTGCTGCTCGGCAGCCGCGTCGCCGTCGGCTCGCCCGGACGCAGCCAGTACGCGGCCAGCAAGGCCGCGCTGATCGCCTTCGCGCGCAGCTGGGCTGCGGAGGTGGTCGCGTCGGGGGTCACGGTCAACGTGGTCTCGCCCGCGGCCACCGCGACACCGATGCTCGGCGACCCTTCGCGCGCGGCCGCCTCGCCGGTGCTGCCGCCGATCGGCCGCCTGATCGAGCCGCGCGAAGTGGCGTCGCTGGTCGGCTACCTGCTGTCGCCGGCGGCGGCGGCGATCACGGGGCAGGACATCCGGATCTGCGGCGGCGCCTCGCTGCCGCGCTGA
- a CDS encoding Bug family tripartite tricarboxylate transporter substrate binding protein → MTSLGMIAFAAGAQSYPTHTVRVIIPFPPGGTLDTVGRMLAQKLGEQMGQTFIVENRPGGNGTIGAELVARATPDGYTLLFNASTFTSAPMTMKSVPYDVVKNFEPIALVAKAPLAVAINKNLPITDVKSMMGYAKAHPGKMTFAVGSIGSAGHLSTELLKRAGGLDYLIVPYKGTAPAFQDLIGGQIDGFIDPILGSLEYHKSGLLRVIAVTSKTRAPNLPDVPTVAETVPGYEFYSWYGLWGPAKLPAAVTTSLNAEVNKALATDMKDKLAQQGLLLTPGSAEDFAKFQREDMARSQKIVTDGHIRLE, encoded by the coding sequence ATGACGAGCCTGGGGATGATCGCCTTTGCGGCCGGCGCGCAGAGCTATCCGACGCACACGGTGCGGGTCATCATTCCCTTCCCTCCCGGCGGCACGCTCGACACGGTCGGACGCATGCTGGCGCAGAAGCTCGGCGAGCAGATGGGCCAGACCTTCATCGTCGAGAACCGGCCGGGCGGCAACGGCACCATCGGCGCCGAGCTGGTGGCGCGCGCCACACCCGACGGCTACACGCTGCTGTTCAATGCATCGACCTTCACCTCGGCGCCGATGACGATGAAGTCGGTGCCCTACGACGTGGTGAAGAACTTCGAGCCGATCGCGCTGGTGGCCAAGGCGCCGCTCGCGGTGGCGATCAACAAGAACCTGCCGATCACCGACGTCAAGTCGATGATGGGCTATGCCAAGGCGCACCCCGGCAAGATGACCTTCGCGGTCGGGTCGATCGGCTCGGCCGGCCACCTGTCGACCGAGCTGCTCAAGCGTGCCGGCGGACTCGACTACCTGATCGTTCCCTACAAGGGCACGGCGCCCGCCTTCCAGGACCTGATCGGCGGCCAGATCGACGGCTTCATCGACCCGATCCTCGGCTCGCTGGAATATCACAAGAGCGGCCTGCTGCGCGTGATCGCCGTGACCTCGAAGACGCGCGCGCCGAACCTGCCCGACGTGCCGACGGTGGCCGAGACCGTGCCGGGCTACGAGTTCTACAGCTGGTACGGGCTCTGGGGTCCGGCCAAACTGCCGGCTGCGGTGACGACGTCGCTCAATGCCGAGGTCAACAAGGCGCTCGCGACCGACATGAAGGACAAGCTCGCGCAGCAAGGCCTGCTGCTGACACCGGGCAGCGCCGAGGACTTCGCGAAGTTCCAGCGCGAGGACATGGCCCGCTCGCAGAAGATCGTTACCGATGGCCACATCCGCCTCGAATGA
- a CDS encoding dihydrodipicolinate synthase family protein: MAIALTLPTAGGALAPYTLRGTAPVKPAAGVAFNRIAYSAAHVVADPLAAIDPWLQCAVDWDATIAYRRHLWSLGLGVAEAMDTAQRGMGLDWPTSLELIRRSLDAAKDVPGARVASGCGTDHLDIDAVKSVDDVIRGYEEQMAAIESLGGTLIVMASRALARVAKSPADYERVYDRILRQAKQPVVLHWLGDMFDPALAGYWGTADIDRAMDTALGIIAAHPDKVDGIKISLLDKDKEIAMRRRLPRGVRMYTGDDFNYAELIAGDGHGSEPMHGQSDALLGIFDAIAPAASAALGALAQGHVEKFHAILGPTVPLSRHIFAAPTRFYKTGVVFMAWLNGHQKHFTMVGGQQSTRSLAHFAELFRLADAAHLLEQPELAVRRMKTLLALHGVE; this comes from the coding sequence ATGGCCATCGCACTCACGCTCCCGACCGCGGGCGGCGCGCTCGCCCCGTACACGCTGCGCGGCACGGCGCCGGTCAAGCCCGCCGCGGGCGTCGCCTTCAACCGCATCGCCTACTCGGCCGCGCACGTCGTGGCCGATCCGCTGGCGGCCATCGATCCGTGGCTGCAATGCGCGGTCGACTGGGACGCCACCATCGCCTACCGCCGCCACCTGTGGTCGCTCGGCCTCGGCGTCGCCGAGGCGATGGACACCGCGCAGCGCGGCATGGGCCTCGATTGGCCGACCTCGCTCGAACTGATCCGCCGCTCGCTCGACGCCGCGAAGGACGTGCCGGGCGCGCGCGTCGCCTCCGGCTGCGGCACCGACCATCTCGACATCGACGCGGTGAAGAGCGTCGACGACGTGATCCGCGGCTACGAGGAGCAGATGGCCGCGATCGAATCGCTCGGCGGCACGCTGATCGTGATGGCGAGCCGCGCGCTGGCCCGCGTCGCGAAGAGCCCGGCCGACTACGAGCGCGTGTACGACCGCATCCTGCGCCAGGCGAAGCAGCCGGTGGTGCTGCACTGGCTGGGCGACATGTTCGATCCGGCGCTCGCCGGCTACTGGGGCACGGCCGACATCGACCGCGCGATGGACACCGCGCTCGGCATCATCGCCGCGCATCCGGACAAGGTCGACGGCATCAAGATCTCGCTGCTCGACAAGGACAAGGAGATCGCGATGCGCCGCCGCCTGCCCCGGGGCGTTCGCATGTACACCGGCGACGACTTCAACTATGCCGAGCTGATCGCGGGCGACGGCCACGGCAGCGAACCCATGCACGGCCAGAGCGATGCGCTGCTCGGCATTTTCGATGCCATCGCGCCGGCCGCGAGCGCGGCCCTCGGCGCTCTCGCGCAGGGCCATGTGGAGAAGTTCCACGCGATCCTCGGGCCGACGGTGCCGCTGTCGCGCCACATCTTCGCGGCGCCGACGCGCTTCTACAAGACCGGCGTGGTCTTCATGGCCTGGCTCAACGGCCACCAGAAGCACTTCACGATGGTCGGCGGCCAGCAGAGCACGCGCTCGCTGGCGCACTTCGCCGAGCTGTTCCGGCTGGCCGATGCGGCCCATCTGCTGGAGCAGCCCGAGCTCGCCGTGCGCCGCATGAAGACGCTGCTGGCATTGCACGGCGTCGAATGA
- a CDS encoding Gfo/Idh/MocA family protein has product MATQRLGIIMHGVTGRMGMNQHLIRSIVAIRAQGGVTLSSGDKVMPDPILIGRNADKIEALAKAHGIQRWGTDVDKALANKDDTIFFDAGTTQMRPTLLAKAIRAGKHIYCEKPIATNLNEAVEIARLAEGSGLKHGAVQDKLFLPGLRKLDMLRRAGFFGRMLSVRIEFGYWVFEGDLQPIQRPSWNYRKEDGGGMILDMMCHWRYVLDNLFGEVQSVSCLGTTHIPKRWDEDGKPYEATADDAAYATCQLKGHNGEPVVAQVNMSWVTRVRRDDLVTFHVDGTDGSAVAGLSSCRAQSRVATPRPVWNPDEKQTMNFFDQWQEIPDSQVYDNGFKIQWEAFIRHVVENAPYRWTLPEGAKGVQLVEAALESWKERRWVDVPALKI; this is encoded by the coding sequence ATGGCCACCCAACGACTCGGGATCATCATGCACGGCGTCACCGGACGCATGGGCATGAACCAGCATCTGATCCGCTCCATCGTCGCGATCCGCGCGCAGGGCGGCGTCACCCTTTCGAGCGGCGACAAGGTCATGCCCGACCCGATCCTGATCGGCCGCAATGCCGACAAGATCGAGGCGCTGGCCAAGGCCCACGGCATCCAGCGCTGGGGCACCGACGTGGACAAGGCGCTCGCGAACAAGGACGACACGATCTTCTTCGACGCCGGCACCACGCAGATGCGCCCGACCCTGCTGGCCAAGGCGATCCGCGCCGGCAAGCACATCTACTGCGAGAAGCCGATCGCGACCAACCTCAACGAAGCCGTCGAGATCGCGCGCCTGGCCGAAGGCTCCGGCCTCAAGCACGGCGCGGTGCAGGACAAGCTCTTCCTGCCCGGCCTGCGCAAGCTCGACATGCTGCGCCGCGCCGGCTTCTTCGGCCGCATGCTGTCGGTGCGCATCGAGTTCGGCTACTGGGTCTTCGAAGGCGACCTGCAGCCGATCCAGCGGCCCTCGTGGAACTACCGCAAGGAAGACGGCGGCGGCATGATCCTCGACATGATGTGCCACTGGCGCTACGTGCTGGACAACCTGTTCGGCGAAGTGCAATCGGTCTCGTGCCTCGGCACCACGCACATTCCGAAGCGTTGGGACGAGGACGGCAAGCCCTACGAAGCCACCGCCGACGACGCCGCCTACGCGACCTGTCAGCTCAAGGGCCACAACGGCGAGCCGGTGGTCGCGCAGGTCAACATGAGCTGGGTCACGCGCGTGCGCCGCGACGACCTCGTGACCTTCCATGTGGACGGCACCGATGGATCCGCCGTCGCCGGCCTGTCGTCCTGCCGCGCCCAGTCGCGCGTGGCGACGCCGCGCCCGGTGTGGAACCCGGACGAGAAGCAGACCATGAACTTCTTCGACCAGTGGCAGGAGATTCCGGATTCGCAGGTCTACGACAACGGCTTCAAGATCCAGTGGGAGGCCTTCATCCGCCACGTGGTCGAGAACGCGCCTTACAGGTGGACGCTGCCCGAAGGCGCCAAGGGCGTGCAGCTGGTCGAGGCCGCGCTGGAAAGCTGGAAGGAGCGCCGCTGGGTCGACGTGCCGGCGCTGAAGATCTGA
- a CDS encoding enolase C-terminal domain-like protein, producing the protein MSVPFRILDIQLCERGVVLRLPFRFGVVTLTACPQAFVRVRIRTEDGREAEGAAAELLAPKWFDKNLALSNEDNFDQLRDSLALARDAYLAEPEARSAFGHFAAHYPSQIEAGAARQLNPLVACFGPALIDRALLDALCRALGQSFYAAVQANLPGIDTRLAPDLAGFDLDAFLGTLRPSRDIALRHTVGLVDAITAADLKAHIADGLPETLEEVVVATGCRHFKLKVCGDAETDIERLTRIAGVLARVPDCVVTLDGNEQFKDAESAAQFWKRVQATPALQRLAAATLYIEQPLPRATALQSDVRALAAMRPVLIDESDSTLDAFTQAIACGYTGVSSKDCKGIYRSLLNAARCRQLNLRAEAEGRGAPYFMSAEDLTTQAGLAVQQDLALVNLIGLGHVERNGHHYVDGFAGQGAGAAERQAFLQAQPGLYEAAGDNVRLRVDRGRIDLSSLDAPGFAARAHPDWTTLQPLRSA; encoded by the coding sequence ATGTCCGTGCCGTTCCGCATCCTCGACATCCAGCTCTGCGAGCGCGGCGTGGTGCTGCGCCTGCCCTTCCGCTTCGGCGTGGTCACGCTGACCGCCTGCCCGCAGGCCTTCGTTCGCGTGCGCATCCGCACCGAGGACGGCCGTGAGGCCGAAGGCGCCGCGGCCGAGCTGCTGGCGCCGAAATGGTTCGACAAGAACCTCGCACTCAGCAACGAGGACAACTTCGACCAGCTGCGCGATTCGCTCGCATTGGCACGCGACGCCTATCTCGCCGAGCCCGAGGCGCGCAGCGCGTTCGGCCATTTCGCGGCGCACTACCCATCCCAGATCGAAGCCGGCGCCGCGCGGCAGCTCAACCCGCTCGTCGCCTGCTTCGGCCCGGCGCTGATCGACCGCGCGTTGCTCGACGCACTGTGCCGCGCGCTCGGGCAATCCTTCTATGCGGCCGTCCAGGCCAACCTGCCAGGCATCGATACGCGCCTCGCGCCCGACCTGGCCGGCTTCGACCTCGATGCCTTCCTCGGCACGCTCAGGCCCTCGCGCGACATCGCACTGCGCCACACGGTCGGCCTGGTCGATGCGATCACCGCCGCCGATCTCAAGGCGCACATCGCCGATGGCCTGCCCGAGACGCTGGAAGAAGTCGTCGTCGCCACCGGCTGCCGCCATTTCAAGCTCAAGGTCTGCGGCGACGCCGAGACGGACATCGAGCGCCTCACGCGCATCGCCGGCGTGCTCGCGCGCGTGCCCGACTGCGTGGTCACGCTGGACGGCAACGAGCAGTTCAAGGACGCCGAGAGCGCCGCGCAATTCTGGAAACGCGTGCAGGCCACGCCGGCGCTGCAGCGCCTGGCCGCCGCCACGCTCTACATCGAACAGCCGCTGCCGCGCGCGACCGCGCTGCAGAGCGACGTGCGCGCGCTGGCCGCGATGCGGCCGGTGCTGATCGACGAATCCGACAGCACGCTCGACGCCTTCACGCAGGCCATCGCCTGCGGCTACACCGGCGTCTCGAGCAAGGACTGCAAGGGCATCTATCGCTCGCTGCTCAATGCCGCGCGCTGCCGTCAGCTCAACCTGCGTGCCGAGGCCGAAGGCCGGGGTGCGCCCTACTTCATGTCGGCCGAGGACCTGACCACGCAAGCCGGCCTGGCGGTGCAGCAGGACCTCGCGCTGGTCAACCTGATCGGCCTCGGCCATGTCGAGCGCAACGGCCATCACTACGTCGACGGCTTCGCCGGCCAGGGTGCGGGCGCGGCCGAACGCCAAGCTTTCCTGCAGGCCCAGCCGGGCCTCTACGAAGCCGCGGGCGACAACGTGCGGCTGCGCGTCGACCGCGGGCGCATCGACCTCTCCTCGCTCGACGCGCCCGGCTTCGCTGCCCGCGCCCATCCCGACTGGACCACCCTTCAACCCCTGCGCAGCGCCTGA